ggcggcaccggctcttgcacaattactgagtgcctatgatgaacgatatgacaaggcgggttattggcgcctttaaataaccaattgtcaccctgttcccgcggcgatcggcccTATGaagcggaacgagcttgctcaactacaggagcttgatgagcATTgcaacctccacatgaaaatgtggcaacaacaacaacaacatcagagctataacaaccaggacgataaggtcactaacagtcttggagtgtatgaATGAGATGGCTTCTGGCGATGCACGCGCCGGGAAATAGCGGATTAAGGGAGAACGAAATGGCATACGAATTTGTCATAAGGACCAAATACCTGCCATCAGAAAACTTGTTGAATGCAAAACTTTTCGGGGCGACGCAATCGTCGGCTGTGGGCAACGAGCGCGCATGAAGCACTGTGGAAAAGTGAaagggtcggtaggacgacaaaaACCCTATGGGGAAATCGGGATCGTGAAAAGATCAGACTTTTGCTAAAAGGAAGCagtaaggaggtcagtatggctttcgGTCTCATTACGAGTCACATAGGACTATAGAACAGGTACTTCAAGTGACAgcgtgtggggaagatgattagacattagaacatttcctatgtcaatggCCGGCTTTCACATCTAACAGACTCCGGCACTTGGGTGAGGATATGATACCAAATTTGTAACAGCTTAGGGGCAGGAAATGGAAAACGATTAAGAATTATATGAGCAGCATGGAACTTCTGACATAGATCTCTTCGGGGATACTTTTCGGATtgagagcgtacaacaagccgattaatggTTATGATGgttagcagtgtgtggtacactgagacggcagcccttgccgatgaaggaattcatcggatcaatccggtacatacaaccggctgccatggggttGAATGGTTATGATGTTTGCTCAAAGTAGTATAAGGCGGATTAGAAtacgcaccctattttcaacataacctaggTTAGATTCAAACGGACTCGCTTAGACAATTTAAGCCTattttgataccacagtagcgacaaatTAGGTCTCTGGTAGTCCGAATATGCTACCAActtggctatagaccgatctaacccAACATCAATAGAAAATGATTGTACCCTAGGTTGGTTGGttagtattttgttgttgttgttgtagaagtgtgttatacactgaggcgacaatgaagaacttcatcgggtcaatccggtacttacaaccggctgccaagagattgagtttttgttgttgttgtagccacattttcatgtgaaggtggcgatcctcgtcaagctcctgtaggtgagtaagatcgttccggtccaaaggaccgatcgacgcgggaacagggtggcggGAACGTTGCCTattcaaaggcgccaataacccgccttgacatatcgagcatcataggcacttagtatttgtacaagagccggtgccgcccggcttgTCATTCTCAGTGACTGCACTCGATACCAccaattgtccgcgactgccgttgcagccacTTCGTATGGAGTGGAGTGTTTTCTGCATTGATTTTCAAACAACTCATtcatacaaatttaattttagttaaCTGATTGTTTTGGCACAATATTCTTGTGATAAATATGGTGTTTAAATATCATAgcttcgaataaaaattttaattgttcaaTCTGTAATGAAGGATGAGAAGAGGATTTAGTTGGTATGAAATCAATAATTGTTTGTAAACTTGTCCTAGAGTTGCTTCCAAATAGATTCAAATAAGAGCATGGTAACATTTGTGGAATTGCACTAAATTTTCTGATGTAAGCGCGACTGATTGTTTGCCCAAAAGAATATTCCCCCTCAACAGCTATGGCAAATTGCTTAGTTTGTGTCAAAGGAGTTACTGAAGGTGTATCCATGCCCATTGATGTCCCAAGTGAATTATGCTTGGAAActgattttgccttttttgaagaatttttatcTACTTTACTAAAAGCTAGGATTATTTTCATGAGTTTTTTAAATTTGCTAAATTATTTTGATGGGTTTACCTTGGATGCTTttcatttttaacaaattattgTTTTTGAATATCGAACAAAAAATCACAGATATGTATGTGAGTTTGAAAAAGGAAATTGCCTTATtttggaaaaagaaaatggGCTTATGTAGGCCGAAGCAAATCTTTTCACAAACGGCAGAAAatttttgactgaatttttcttagattttccgagatgaaaaaacttctctcatatctttAATGCCTTGGGGTTTCTTTTAatatagccttatgaaaatggaAACGACCAGAACGCCTAGATTTGAAtgctggcgagaatatcaaaaaaatcaacAGGTGGTTATTCCCTTGCTAAAGATTGTTGACCTATGGGGTTTGACGAgtatcgctacctccacatagaAATGTGACATTCATAATGAACAGAACCTTTTTTATGCTGCTTCGTTGAATGTTATACCACTTGTAGATGTTGTAGTTGCAACATCCATATTTACATGTAGAGTAAgcgatcctcttcaagctcctatatgtgagcaagctcgaaTCGCTCTATAGGACCGAtcggcgccaataactcgccttgttatatcTAGCATCACAGACACTCAGTACTTAAGTAAAAGATGGAGCCGTCCGGCCTCACACTGAGTCTCcaatcgataccgctgattgtcatcGCCTCTTGTGGTAATAGTGGTGTCTTGTTAGTACTCCTTTCAACTGGCACAATAATCATAGTATCACCTAAACCTCATATTTATGACATACAATTATTAATGAACACATCTACAAAGAAtgagaaaatctttttattcCACACTATTACTTGTTGGTGATTACCTGCATTGCCTTTTTGGCTCCCACAGCAAAATCTCGTATATTGAATTCGCGATCCATGTACGGCCGTATAATGAAATGTACCATTATCCAATTTTTCATGGAATTTAACAGTGATGGCCACATAATTTCTGGAAAATCCATTAATCGTGGTAAGGTACGTTTTCCCTTGGGCTCCGGTGTATTGTCATCCTCCCCGCCATCCTTATTAAGGCGTTCTTCCTTTTCGCGGGTTTCCTTGGATGATatattcgaatattttctatggTTCAATGACCACCACAACTTTACATGGTCACCGACGACACTGCCACCACCATTGTTGTTTACACATTCCGGCTTTTCGTTAACTTTAGCACCACCGCCACCACAATTAATACTGGCCAAAGATAATGATCTTAACTGGGCATGTGGAATATATGCTTTGGAAAACGCATAAATTAGTTTGGAATTCCTCAATCCTATGTTCATATTACGCAAAAGGATAAAATTGTATatgaatgaaaaatgaaaacacaGAATGGAGCGCTGAACGAAGCCGAGGCCTAGACGTATGCAACGGCGTCGGCTTGGCAAAAATTGTAGCGGAGTCTTGCTGACGGCGCTGataattgctgtgttttattttatttagtacAATAATACCGCGATTGACGTCGTGATTaagccccgtttacactgctctttaagtCCGGATTTAATGGTTCAATcacctttataaaatcagctgatgagtgacttaaattcggatttaatggctcgattaTCTGTTTTCCCCTTATAAAATTAGCTGACGAGAGTCTTAAATCtgaatttaatgagcagtgtaaacggggtttttgtgcaaaaaaatcgcaatgggtggcggtcgttctccaaggactacattcacccaatTACcgtatctgctaccgtgtctgcatgaatgttgcttAGACCCGCttaatatgccgcttgatctagaggttctatcTTGGAGCGCtcaacctcacgctctagaccATGTAGATCTATCTTAAGGCTTCTGTGCGGTGGATATctgtccacaagatgatgatttggatggtttctgcgataacagcccaaaaggcattgcttagacagcatgtatatatttatgtctgcgcactggtaggatctttgtctcctgatggaggtggtctacataagaactgaggagacagcccgtcgcagtttggagggcggcattctgatagatatgaatattattccactgcgtgtcacaaagttgacgagaccacactggcgctgcataacttaccacagaccggccaattactttgtacgtggtcaacaaggtttctttgtctgcaccccaagttctgccagcaagtgacttgaagaccttgtttctacttttgactttatcgcagattgctgtggcatgtggggagaatatgtaggagatgtcaaatgtgacgccaagtattttgggacaattGGTGGTCGgtatcatttctccatcgaccatcacagtcagctcagtattcacctcacacatatttgtagtgaacaatgtagctgaagatttggtggcggatattttcagatttcttgcagcgaaatatgagacaagttcgttgaggtagacgttaaacctatcgcagatgtcatcaatgggtgggaggcctgatgccatgatcatacaaacgtccgcatatgatacgatctctatgccgtctgtagggggtggaatggaggataagtagaggttaaacagtgtcggagatatcaccccaccttggggaactccctgtttcactctacggtgtttcgactttttatccctaaattccacaaataactggcgaccaccagtttttctttttttatcattgttattggtcaggattcactgaataaggttaagccaagcgatcagccgatatactttttttttaatatttggcagtacttggcattgaggatgtcaacttgttctctttttacaatcattctttgtttacgttttctcctatatgatggcattttcaatcgtcagatttgacatccttaatgatgtttatggggcctatccactttgtgttttgcatgtgacctaaccttctattagtgaatcctggttattggtgtagtgtttcaaaaaagtaatctcgaaaatataggttttcaacggtgaaaaacaaACATAGTACGAGtgatgacataattaccaggaagagtaccgttaacagctgagtgcaattttttctcgcgaagtgcactatctgtcaacgagttttggttgggtGTATTATATATTAACGGAAGTGTACcgttaacagctgagtacaattttttctcgcgtagtgcactatctttcaaagagttttggttgtgtgtgtgtattatagttaagaaccataatacacatacaacgaaaaatggcgcgaacttgttacatactcaaaatcagagttgtacttatcactaattttgacagatagtgcactcaatattttgttgttgggcaactgccacttcCTGTAAGTGTATATATCTTGAATTGTACCATGTtctgtgctgttgttgtttgacttttgtttgtgttctggcaaagaatagagtccgacggatttcgcaataattaaGTAGGCATATTCGctgccaggattcactaataggaggttaggtcacatgcaaaacacaaagtggataggccccataaacatcattaaggatgtcaaatctgacgattgaaaatgtcatcatataggagaaaacgtaaacaaagaatgaatgtaaaaagagaacaagttgacatcctcaatgccaagtactgccaaatattaaaaaaaaagtatatcggctgatcgcttggcttaaccttattcagtgaatcctgattcgctgcgaatgaagtcagtacttaGCTTTATAAGCCAAAAAATGTCGCCAATCGATTGAAAACTAGCTAAAACAAATTCTATGTTTGTACATAGtactcttgaaattttttcttctcttcCATTTACACGGGAATTCGGATTTAATGAGcggtgtaaacggggttttaattttcttcgtttaagcccatggcgaaacaattaaaggtggtctcttttgtataacaaccacaaatcatatggtgcaatccgccatcttgtcatcaagctgattggCGTTttaccaacacacacaaagaaatttgcgtGGGTGTTTGTATATGTGTGCATCCATGAGCAGAGATTATGCGAGAAAAAATACAAGAGCaaggagaatgcaaacaaatattttttgtttgtgttccgcTAAATAATAGAGTCTGTatgatttcgcaataatttaataggcattttcgctgcggATGAGGTAAGTACCAGGCTTTATATCTAATCTTTGCAGTTGGCGCCTCTTTAAAGAGTCGCTTGACACATCTATCTATTTGTTGTCAGTGGGACGAAGCAAAATATGGTAATCGATGCACAACCGATTTTATATTTGTTATCGATTTTTGTTGGGTATTTTTATAGGCCTTTTATATGGTATATCATGATCATGTGGATTAGAGATTAAGCTAAAaacggtacatcgattttttcttttctttggttTTATTTAATGTTCTAACTTGATGTCatgttataattttattttggacagaatgtgtttttcaatatctgtctAGTAATGCGTACACATTTCTGTGTAAATGGTCATCGATAGAcgcatcgaaaaattcaattgattttaattttcagCCATGAATGATTTTATGCGTCACATCAGTTATggctaaaaaatcattttcaaaaaaaaaaaaacattggtgttggtaaaaataagaaaaataattttcttattttcactaatactattgagttgcccaaaaagtaattgcggatttttcatatagtcggcgttgacaaattttttcacagcttgtgactctgtaattgcattctttcttctgtcagttatcagctgttacttttagcttgctttagaaaaaaagtgtaaaaaaagaatatttgattaaagttcattctaagttttattaaaaatgcatttactttcttttaaaaaatccgtaattactttttgggcaacccaatattataattCTTTTGGAGgccacggtagcgcagaggttagcatatccgcctatgacgctgaacgtctggtttcaaatcctgctgagaaaatcagaaaaaatattcagaggtgggtttcccctcctaatgctggcaacatttgtgaggaactctgccatgtaaaaacatctctcgccgtttggactcggctataaaaaggaggtcccttatcaatgtgtttaaaaaacttgaatcggactgcactcattcacatgtgagaagtttgcccctgttccttggtggaatattcatggacaaaatttgcattgaatTATAATGACCATccatcatgatgtgccatgtaaactgagCATTAAGTTGATTTTAGCAAATCGACTTTAGGAATCAATCTAAGATGTGACAAGAGCCATAGCAAAATGCTGGAGTGATTGTGTAAATTTGTTCAATTAAAAACACAACTGCACTGGAAGTATGTAAGAAGTGGATAGTATCATATAAGAAGTGGGAAGTATCGCTAAAAAACTGCGCAATTAAATAAGGTAATTGTGTTGCTGAATTTGTGTAATGAAATTGAAGTGGATTGAGTTGGACGCCAATTTTTTTACACCAGCATTTTGATAATCATGTGATTGCGCAAGCCGATCGACCAGTTTGAGTACGTTAGCCCTGTTGTTTCATTTAAACACATATCctgttaaattaaaatctttgttaaaatacaatttttaggaTTATTTTTCGGAAAATGCGCAATAAAAGAAAGTCTTCAAATTAGGTTTTGttgaaatgtttataaaaatagctgaaaattttatttggaacaaattttGAGGGTGTGCCAATCGGTAGCAATTTCCTATGGCGAGATGTGAAAATGACGTAAGGGGTGTTTTTAcactggtaaaaaaaaatttacattgtgCTGTGCCAAACGGTAACCTTCATACTATCCTTATTTTGATATTTctaatttttgcacagatacttcttttaaGTCGTTGGGGAATGTAAATgaatcatatcggttcagatttggatatagccctcatataaacggatccccagttttgacttcttgagtcacaagagacctcaattttcatctgatttggcttaaatttgccGAGTATGATTCGCACCGTTACCGGTTTATATACttatataagccccatataaaccgatccccggatttgacttcttgagctcctagaggcctCAAGATTCACCAATTTTACACAAACTTCCAGCGTCCGTGCAAATtgtgatccgaattggtctgtACACTGATATACGCCCGATTCACCGATATGACTGCTTGAGACCATAGCAGCCGCAACCAATTCCCGATTTAATTGTTGTAAAATAGTTCAAATACGAACTGAGttaataaaggcaaatttttagcagaatcaatggcggagggttccctagattcggcccggcccaacttataacgcttttacttgttataccctccacaccTCGCAAAAgagcgtctaagaccccataaagtttatatattcttgatcgtcatgacattttaagtcgatctatccgtccgtccggatgtatgtcgaaagcacgcaaactttcaaagaagtaaagctaggcgtttgaaattttgcacaaatacttttttttagtgtaggccggttgggatgtaaatggaccaaatcggtccatgttttgatatggctaccatataaaccgatcttgggtcttgatttcttgagcctctagagggcgcaattctcgtccgatttggctgaaattttgcatgacgtgttttagtatcacttccaaaaactgtgctaagtattgttcatatcggttcataaactgataaaggtgccatataagctgaccttgggtcttgactttttcagcttttagagggcgcaattcctatcagatttgactgtaattttgcacgtgttgttttggtgtcacttccaacgtctgtgctaagaacggtttaaatcggttcataatatggtatagctgtcatataaatcgatcttaaatcttgactactcgagccaatagagcgcgcaaatctcatccgatttggcttgttatgacttcctataactgtgcgaagaatggcgcaaatcggtgcataacctgatatagctgtcatataaaatcatctgggatcttgacttcttgagcctctagagggtgcaattatcatccgatttagaagaaattttgtacaacggcttctctcatgaccttcaacaaacgtgtctaatgtggtctaaatcgatcaacagcttgatacagctcccataaaaccgatttcccgattttgctttttgagcccctacaaggcgcaattcttacccgaatgaactgaaataaagggtgatttttttgaggttaggattttcatgcattagtatttgacagatcacgtgggatttcagacatggtgtcaaagagaaagatgctcagtatgctttgacatttcatcatgaatagacttactaacgagcaacgcttgcaaatcattgaattttattaccaaaatcagtgttcggttcgaaatgtgttcaaattttgacaaattttgttcagcgatgaggctcatttctggttgaatggctacgtaaataagcaaaattgccgcatttggagtgaagagcaaccagaagccgttcaagaactgcccatgcatcccgaaaaatgcactgtttggtgtggtttgtacgctggtggaatcattggaccgtattttttcaaagatgctgttggacgcaacgttacggtgaatgaacacatttcgaaccgaacactgattttggtaataaaattcaatgatttgcaagcgttgctcgttagtaagtctattcatgatgaaatgtcaaagcatactgagcatctttctctttgacaccatgtctgaaatcccacgtgatctgtcaaatactaatgcatgaaaatcctaacctcaaaaaaatcaccctttattacataatgacttctacaatgttcagaattcatttatgggccgaatcgggctataacttgatatagctccaatagcataacagtttttattcaatattctttgtttgcctaaaaagtgataccgcgcaaagaactcgacaaatgctatccatggtggagggtagataagattcggtccggccgaacttagcacgctcttacttgttttatatatgtTTTGCAATGGCATCCGATGCAGTACAAATTTCCCCAAATGACAATTTGTCATATCAACCCTAAGGGTACACTGTTATGACAATAATTAGCCATTGTGTCGTTAGCCCAGAGATCATTTAAATCAAATTGACTTTTGGAAGTATGTCTCTGCCTGAACAAAACTATCCAAGTTCAGTGTAAAAATACGCACACTTGAAACCATTAAATGACCCACTGGCATTGTTACCCTGGAGATCATTCAGTATTTACACCTAACATTCAGCATTTCAACATTTGAAGCATCGCATCATTTCAAAAGCTCTTGCTATAAGCATACAGAGATGAAACACATAATGCATGTCTCCGTTTAACACTTTAAAATGACACTTCTTGACCTCTTTGCCCTATACTTTTGGTAAGGAAACAATTGTGACTGAATTTTCTTtgataaaaataattcaaaaatgtGATGAactttttgatttaaaaaataaaattttaagaagatttttttttttaaattttggttttaatgaACAGAAAGTTGAAACTTAACAATCATTTAAAATAagattaaataattaaataaaaaattaatttcatataaaattaaaaaaaaatcttttctgtagaaaattttaaaaatttgattttaatagaaaattgatTATCAAATTGCAAGTGTAATGA
The genomic region above belongs to Stomoxys calcitrans chromosome 5, idStoCalc2.1, whole genome shotgun sequence and contains:
- the LOC106094831 gene encoding m-AAA protease-interacting protein 1, mitochondrial gives rise to the protein MNIGLRNSKLIYAFSKAYIPHAQLRSLSLASINCGGGGAKVNEKPECVNNNGGGSVVGDHVKLWWSLNHRKYSNISSKETREKEERLNKDGGEDDNTPEPKGKRTLPRLMDFPEIMWPSLLNSMKNWIMVHFIIRPYMDREFNIRDFAVGAKKAMQVVSSKLMNGDFAHLTNLVSSDALNELKPVIQKLSMSQRRQLEVKESDIYLTFPYQIGIMFDEDNKDAQKRWVEITMVFHVLRGLREMRESGEEIPWNMGTMPEYQDKVFVCNYRFVKEFTKGNESDWTVNIVNHFKPIDLVNEMKRH